In Lacrimispora indolis DSM 755, a genomic segment contains:
- a CDS encoding sensor domain-containing diguanylate cyclase encodes MDTDFIFKENHYRLLFENSMDAILITTVSGEICRANPEACRLFEKTEEELCRGGRAAIVDLGDPKVALAMRERNKLGSTRVELTFIKSNGSKFLAECTSVIFKDEEGFALIAMTFRDITTYKHSVGNLIRSNEEIIFLATFDYLTGAFNRGSFIQKLKAEIERAHFGKIAMSLLLIDIDYFKQINDQHGHLGGDIILKHFTECAQSRLRFRDFLGRLGGDEFVVCLADTVLPEAAGIAEQLRMAVEELNIYYNSTLIRITISIGVAQYKLEMGMDTDAIISKADECLYRAKANRNCIVSEE; translated from the coding sequence ATGGATACGGATTTTATATTTAAAGAGAATCATTACAGATTATTGTTTGAAAACAGCATGGATGCCATATTAATTACTACAGTGTCCGGTGAAATTTGCCGGGCAAACCCGGAAGCCTGCAGACTATTTGAAAAAACCGAAGAAGAATTATGCCGTGGCGGCCGTGCGGCGATTGTTGATTTGGGCGATCCGAAGGTAGCTCTTGCAATGAGAGAAAGAAACAAGCTGGGATCAACAAGAGTGGAGCTGACATTCATAAAAAGCAATGGAAGTAAGTTTCTGGCAGAATGTACGTCGGTAATCTTTAAAGACGAAGAAGGATTTGCTCTTATCGCAATGACCTTCCGAGATATCACTACCTATAAGCATAGCGTGGGAAATCTTATAAGAAGCAATGAAGAAATTATTTTTCTGGCAACTTTTGATTATCTGACGGGGGCTTTTAACCGGGGCAGTTTTATTCAGAAATTAAAAGCAGAGATAGAGCGGGCGCATTTCGGAAAGATCGCAATGTCCTTACTTTTGATTGATATAGATTATTTTAAACAGATCAATGACCAGCATGGCCATCTTGGCGGGGATATTATCCTCAAGCATTTTACGGAGTGTGCACAGTCCAGACTGCGTTTCCGTGATTTTCTAGGTAGACTTGGGGGCGATGAGTTTGTGGTATGTCTTGCAGATACGGTGTTGCCGGAGGCAGCAGGCATTGCCGAACAACTGAGAATGGCTGTGGAAGAGCTAAATATTTATTATAATTCCACTCTGATCAGAATCACAATCAGCATTGGAGTTGCCCAATACAAGTTAGAAATGGGAATGGATACAGATGCCATTATCTCAAAAGCGGATGAATGTCTTTACCGGGCAAAAGCAAACCGGAACTGCATAGTAAGTGAAGAATAA